In the genome of Maribacter forsetii DSM 18668, the window CAAAGTCTCCCAGCTATCCTACACATTGCTTGACCAAGGTCAATACGAAGCTATAGTAAAGGTGCACGGGGTCTTTTCGTCCCACTGCGGGTAACCGGCATCTTCACCGATACTACAATTTCACCGAGCTCATGGCCGAGACAGTGTCCAGATCGTTGCACCATTCGTGCAGGTCGGAACTTACCCGACAAGGAATTTCGCTACCTTAGGACCGTTATAGTTACGGCCGCCGTTTACTGGGGCTTCAATTCAATGCTTCGCCGAAGCTGACATCTCCTCTTAACCTTCCAGCACCGGGCAGGTGTCAGGCCCTATACTTCATCTTTCGATTTTGCAGAGCCCTGTGTTTTTGATAAACAGTCGCCTGGACCTCTTCACTGCGGCCCCCCATAAGGGGGCGACCCTTCTCCCGAAGTTACGGGTCTATTTTGCCTAGTTCCTTAGCCATGAATCTCTCGAGCGCCTTAGAATACTCATCCCAACCACCTGTGTCGGTTTACGGTACGGGCTGCTTCACTCGCTTTTCTTGGAAGTCGATATGCTGGATTATCACCTTGACCGTGGTCTCGGTGTACTATCGGGGCATTGCTGCTCCCTTCAACGTACAATTCCGTCTGTACGCACCAACTTCTCGCCTCCGTCACTTTTAGCGTGAGCAGGTACAGAAATATTAATCTGTTGTCCATCCACTATCCCCTTCGGGTTCGCGTTAGGTCCCGACTGACCCCCAGCTGATTAGCATAGCTGGGGAAACCTTGGTCTTTCGGCGTGCGGGTTTCTCGCCCGCATTATCGTTACTTATGCCTACATTTTCGTTTGTAACCGCTCCAGCATCCCTCGCAGGTACGCCTTCGACGCAGTTACAATGCTCCCCTACCCCTCATATAAATATGAAGTCACGGCTTCGGTGATATACTTATGCCCGATTATTATCCATGCGGAACCGCTCGACCAGTGAGCTGTTACGCACTCTTTAAATGAATGGCTGCTTCCAAGCCAACATCCTGGCTGTCAATGCAGTTCCACCGCGTTATATCAACTTAGTATATACTTTGGGACCTTAGCCGGTGATCTGGGTTCTTTCCCTCTCGGACATGGACCTTAGCACCCATGCCCTCACTGCGCAGAAACATTTTATAGCATTCGGAGTTTGTCAGGAATTGGTAGGCGGTGAAGCCCCCGCATCCAATCAGTAGCTCTACCTCTATAAAACTATCTACACGCTGCACCTAAATGCATTTCGGGGAGTACGAGCTATTTCCGAGCTTGATTGGCCTTTCACCCCTACCCACAGGTCATCCCAAGACTTTTCAACGTCAACGGGTTCGGTCCTCCACTATGTGTTACCACAGCTTCAACCTGCCCATGGGTAGATCGCACGGTTTCGCGTCTACTACTACTGACTATGGCGCCCTATTAAGACTCGCTTTCGCTACGGCTCCGTTCCTGAAGAACTTAACCTTGCCAGTAAAAGTAACTCGTAGGCTCATTATGCAAAAGGCACGCCGTCACCCATATGGGCTCCGACCGCTTGTAAGCGTATGGTTTCAGGATCTATTTCACTCCGTTATTCACGGTTCTTTTCACCTTTCCCTCACGGTACTGGTTCACTATCGGTCTCTCAGGAGTATTTAGTCTTGGCGGATGGTCCCGCCGGATTCATACAGGGTTTCACGTGCCCCGCACTACTCAGGATACCACTATCTTAATGCTCTTTGCCTATACGGGACTATCACCCTCTATGGTCGCTATTTCCAAAGCGTTCTAGTTCATCACATCTCGAATATCGTGGTCCTACAACCCCGCACATGCCGGAACATGTACGGTTTGGACTAATCCGATTTCGCTCGCCGCTACTATCGGAATCACTTTTGTTTTCTCCTCCTCCGGGTACTTAGATGTTTCAGTTCCCCGGGTTTACTTCTCTTACGAGATGACATATCTTCAATATGCCGGGTTGCCCCATTCGGATATCTACGGATCATATCGTGTGTGCCGATCCCCGTAGCTTTTCGCAGCTTATCACGTCCTTCTTCGCCTCTGAGAGCCTAGGCATTCCCCATACGCCCTTTTCCAGCTTGTCGCCAGATCTTTAATCTATTCTATCTTATTCGTACTCTTTACTTAATAAAGATTCGTGTTTCTTTCTTTTTTAGTCGATAATACATTAAAAACGTATTACCTCCTGTTCCAATATGTCAATGAACGTTGTCGTGAGCCACGACAGGCAATTAAATACCTATCTTTCTCATCTGCGATACTTCGAGATAAAATAAATTATCCCTGGGCATCGCCCAGTGGAGAATATCGGAGTCGAACCGATGACCTCCTGCGTGCAAGGCAGGCGCTCTAGCCAGCTGAGCTAATCCCCCATTCTATAAGTCGGCAGTTGCCAGTTTACAGTTGACAGGTAGCACAACTTCTAAAATTTCCTTCAATATTTCAATATATGAACGTATCGCCTATTACTAAACGAATTCCCTTTTTGTAGTCCCAGGCAGACTCGAACTGCCGACCTCTACATTATCAGTGTAGCGCTCTAACCAGCTGAGCTATGGGACTGTCCCTACTCCTTCCTCTTAGTATAAATACCTTTTCGGAAAAAGCAATTACTTATATATCATGATCATGGAGATTATTTTTTCGAACAATTCTTAAAACAAAAACATTATTAAATCAAAAGACCGGGACCGTTATTCCGATTCTTTACTTCGTCAGGGACCGTCCTTAAAGGACAATCTCTAGAAAGGAGGTGTTCCAGCCGCACCTTCCGGTACGGCTACCTTGTTACGACTTAGCCCTAGTTACCGATCTTGCCCTAGGCCGCTCCTTACGGTGACGGACTTCAGGCACTCCCGGCTTCCATGGCTTGACGGGCGGTGTGTACAAGGCCCGGGAACGTATTCACCGGATCATGGCTGATATCCGATTACTAGCGATTCCAGCTTCACGGGGTCGAGTTGCAGACCCCGATCCGAACTGTGATAGGTTTTATAGATTCGCTCCGCCTTGCGACGTGGCTGCTCTCTGTACCTACCATTGTAGCACGTGTGTGGCCCAGGACGTAAGGGCCGTGATGATTTGACGTCATCCCCACCTTCCTCACGGTTTGCACCGGCAGTCCCGTTAGAGTCCCCATCATGACATGCTGGCAACTAACGGTAGGGGTTGCGCTCGTTATAGGACTTAACCTGACACCTCACGGCACGAGCTGACGACAACCATGCAGCACCTTGCAAATTGCCCGAAGGAAAATCTATCTCTAGACCTGTCAATATGCATTTAAGCCCTGGTAAGGTTCCTCGCGTATCATCGAATTAAACCACATGCTCCACCGCTTGTGCGGGCCCCCGTCAATTCCTTTGAGTTTCATTCTTGCGAACGTACTCCCCAGGTGGGATACTTATCACTTTCGCTTGGCCGCCCAAGACTCAAGGCCTCGGACAGCTAGTATCCATCGTTTACGGCGTGGACTACCAGGGTATCTAATCCTGTTCGCTCCCCACGCTTTCGTCCATCAGCGTCAGTATATAGTTAGTCACCTGCCTTCGCAATCGGTGTTCTATGTAATATCTATGCATTTCACCGCTACACTACATATTCCGGCAACTTCACTATAACTCAAGACCAACAGTATCAAAGGCAATTTTACAGTTGAGCTGCAAACTTTCACCCCTGACTTATCGGCCCGCCTACGGACCCTTTAAACCCAATAATTCCGGATAACGCTCGGACCCTCCGTATTACCGCGGCTGCTGGCACGGAGTTAGCCGGTCCTTATTCTTACGGTACCGTCAGTAGAGTACACGTACTCTTTTTTCTTCCCGTATAAAAGCAGTTTACTACCCATAGGGCATTCTTCCTGCACGCGGCATGGCTGGATCAGAGTCTCCTCCATTGTCCAATATTCCTCACTGCTGCCTCCCGTAGGAGTCTGGTCCGTGTCTCAGTACCAGTGTGGGGGATCCCCCTCTCAGGGCCCCTACCCATCGTAGCCTTGGTAAGCCGTTACCTTACCAACTAGCTAATGGGACGCATGGCCATCTTATACCGCCCGAAGGCTTTAACCGTATCCCGATGCCGGGTCACGGTACTACGGGGCATTAATCCAAGTTTCCCTGGGCTATTCCCCTGTACAAGGTAGGTTCCATACGCGGTGCGCACCCGTGCGCCGGTCGTCATCTTGTGCAAGCACAAATGTTACCCCTCGACTTGCATGTGTTAGGCCTGCCGCTAGCGTTCATCCTGAGCCAGGATCAAACTCTTCATCGTTGTTTTGTAAATATTCGTCCCAACGAAGTCAAAATCTTTCCCGGCCCCGACTCTCGATTCAATTCCTTATATATGTCCTAAGACATAATGAATTTTCATGTTTCCTTAATTCTTGTTCCTCTCGCCCAGGTCCTCACCTGAACTCGATTCTTATCTCCACAATATTTCAATGAACTTCTATCCACTCAGCTCAAAATCTCTCGATTTTCCCGCCTAGTTTCCCTTAGGTGTTTCCCTAAGCGGCTGCAAATATACAACTGTTTTTTAACCTGACAACTTTTATCGAAAAAAAATTATTTTCTTTTTTTCGTCAAACCAAAACAACATATCTAAGAACCTTTTTCCTACTCCCGATTCCAAATCAATCTTCCTCGCTAGCGGGGTGCAAATGTACACACTATTATTAATTACACAACCATTTTTTTAAATAAAATTAAAGAAAAATTTACACCGACGCTAACTGCATGATTTTGTGTTGATTATAGCTGTAACAAAATCATTAAAAGCTAAGGTTTTGACAGCTAATCAGTTAGACTAAAACACTCTTTCAACACCCCTATTTTCAATGTTTTACAGACTACAGTAAAATGATTAAGAAAAGAAATTCCATACTAAACCAAAGCGTATTACAAAATCACGGTATGGATAATTAGGTGCGGCGTAATAGTCATACCCAGAAAAAGCGGCATTAAAGTGTTCCGCTTTTAAATAAACCCTGGTTTGTTTTATACGGGCATTAATAAAGAAATCCAATAAAGGATACCCACCTAACTCTTCTTTATTCTGTACATAGAACTCACCGAGTATAGGATTGTAACCATTCATATTATAACTGGAGAAATATTTAAATGTAATACCGGTTTGCAAGTACATTGCTTTCTTAAATACATCTGAAGAAAAATACAGGGTATTCCTTGTTACCAACTGAGGCACATTTAATACTTGGGTATCTTGAGTTACATTCTGATACATAACAGTATTGTTCAATGCAAACATACCTACCTTGAATTCTTTTTCATACTTCACCTTTAAATGCGAAACGGTATTGCTCTCTTGTAAAGGTTTTATGAATGCATTTTCCATATCATCTTCAATAGTAGCATCTGAAACCGGGGCGAAATAGGTATAGTTATCTAGATTGCTATACTTAACCATAAGATTACCCCAAGTTTTGGAAAGCAATTCTCCTTTTAAACTACTAGCACGTTCTTTCTCGAACACTTCACTATTGTTCCAATTATAATTGAGATATTCACTTTGGTATAATAGATAATTGAAATTTGGCATTCTACTAGAGGTATGCAAAGAGAATCTCAACTTATTCTTCTTATTAATGTTATACGAAGCCGACGCATTAAATAGGTTACCCGCTAATTCTCCTGAAATATTATACTTTAAATCAGCTTTAAAATCAAATTCACCTATTCGTTTTTCATACCTACCTACTATCCCAAACTCTGTTCCATTTAATCTGCTTGGAATAACGGCACCATCTGCTTGCGTAAGACGGCTATTGAAATAATAATCATAATTATATACATTAACACCCCCTGTTAACTTTCCTAGGGTTCTATTGTAGAATTCAGCATTAACTTCATTATAAAAGGTCTTTAAAATAGCCTTATCATCAATAGTACTTAAAATAGCATCACCAAATAAAGTATCACTAACTGTCTCTACAAATTGATAATATTTAGTTTCATAATCAAATATATGACCCAAAGACAATGAAGTTTTTTCGAAACGAGTAGAATCTAACTGTGTTCTCACTAATTTGTAGGTATGGTCCAAGTAATATCTTTTACCTAATATTTTATTACTTGCATCATCTAAATAAACATCTACCCTTGGTCTATTAATAAAATCTTCATCACCAGATTCAAACTGCTCTTCTTTATCGGACAGACCGCCATTTTCCTCAGAAAAAATATTCTGAGCAGCTATATGCGCCCTTAATACATATCTTCCGTTTTTAGACAAGTAATTTGTTGTCGTAATAAAATTGCCAGATTCTATTTGAGTATCATTATACTTACCAAGCGAACGAAAACCAGTATACCCTATGGAGAAATTTAACCTTCTGGAGGTATTAAATGTCAAATTCGCATCTAAGAGCTGACCTTGCTCCAAGGTTGTTTTAAAAAACAACTCGGTCATTGGCGTGGCAACATTATAATAATTAATTTGTTCTTTCTCTAAGTATTTTCGGTCTTTTGCCTTTGCCCCTAAGCTTGGATAACTCGCTACTCTTTCAAAATCAACACCCAATTCATTGTATGCTTGACCAATATTACCAAACGGCATTAGCTCAAAATCATCTTCTCGCAGATAATTATACTTGTATTCTTTTTTAATAGTTAGTGTGGTATCCAAAAAAGTAGTGTCTCTTTCAAATGAAATAATTTTATAATCCTCTATCGTTAAAACAATTGAATCATTTTGTAATTTATCTTTTGGATTTATAGGCTTAGTCTTTTTAGGACGCAGAAGCGAATCTCTCTCTTTTTCAGACTTTTCGATTACATCTTGACTTATACCAACCGAAGCAATTAAACAGAATAAAACTAGAATTATATATTTCATGAAGCTTTGTTACCCTTGCAAAGTTAATTTTTTTGTTGCTAAGTAAATGTGAAAGTTTGGTCGACTTTAATAACCTGATGATAAAGGATTACCAAACTAATATTAAAATTTAACTGTGAACATTATTAATTAAAGGAATATTTTTCTGATTTTTATAAAAAAATGTTAATGAAAGTACTGTTTTTTAATGTTTTCGCATTACTAGCGATTATTTCAGCATCTGCTCAGTTCAATGAGAATGCTCCATGGATGAAAGATCTAAAAGAAAATCAACAAAATTCTAAATCTTCCACCAACACACATTCTTTATATGACATATCTAATGCCTTTAATGAATACTGGAGCGATAAAGATTCTTCTAAAAAAGGTAGTGGTTTTAAACCCTACAAAAGATGGGAGAATTATTGGACCTATTATATTGACGAAAATGGAAAACTACCAACTTCATCTCAATTGTGGGATTCTTGGAAAAGTAAACAAGAAGGTATAGGCAAAGAAACAAATCCTACAGCAAATTGGAATTCCATAGGTCCTTTTACCCATGACACCTATTCAGGGGCACTTTCTGGGCAAGGCAGAGTAAACGCTATAGCAGTAGACCCCAATAATGAAAACATTTGGTACGTAGGTGCGCCAGCTGGTGGAATTTGGAAGTCTATTGACGGAGGCTCATCTTGGGTTAACCTATTTGATGACTTTCCACAGATTGGGGTTTCAGGAATTGCCGTTGACCCAAATAACTCACAAATTATTTACATTGCCACAGGTGATGACGATGCTGCAGATTCTTATAGTGTAGGTGTCTTTAAGTCCGTTGACGGCGGAAATAGTTGGAACGAAACAGGACTTAACCCAAGCACTTCCAATATTAATCTATTAATGAACGAAATTACCATTGACCCAACAAACTCCAATATCATTTGGGTGGGTACTAGTGTTGGTCTTCAAAAGTCAACAGATGCCGGTGCAACTTGGGAAGTAAAAAGGGCTGGTAATATTCAAGATTTTAAACTTAAACCAAATTCCCCAAATACCATATACGCTGTAACTTCAAATACGTTTATAAAATCTACTGATGGCGGGGACACCTTTACCGAAATAACAGATGGTCTACCGTCTAATTCCGGGAGATTGGTAATAGGTACGAGTGCAGCAAACCCTACAGGAGTATATGTATTAAGAGCCCAAACA includes:
- a CDS encoding putative porin; this encodes MKYIILVLFCLIASVGISQDVIEKSEKERDSLLRPKKTKPINPKDKLQNDSIVLTIEDYKIISFERDTTFLDTTLTIKKEYKYNYLREDDFELMPFGNIGQAYNELGVDFERVASYPSLGAKAKDRKYLEKEQINYYNVATPMTELFFKTTLEQGQLLDANLTFNTSRRLNFSIGYTGFRSLGKYNDTQIESGNFITTTNYLSKNGRYVLRAHIAAQNIFSEENGGLSDKEEQFESGDEDFINRPRVDVYLDDASNKILGKRYYLDHTYKLVRTQLDSTRFEKTSLSLGHIFDYETKYYQFVETVSDTLFGDAILSTIDDKAILKTFYNEVNAEFYNRTLGKLTGGVNVYNYDYYFNSRLTQADGAVIPSRLNGTEFGIVGRYEKRIGEFDFKADLKYNISGELAGNLFNASASYNINKKNKLRFSLHTSSRMPNFNYLLYQSEYLNYNWNNSEVFEKERASSLKGELLSKTWGNLMVKYSNLDNYTYFAPVSDATIEDDMENAFIKPLQESNTVSHLKVKYEKEFKVGMFALNNTVMYQNVTQDTQVLNVPQLVTRNTLYFSSDVFKKAMYLQTGITFKYFSSYNMNGYNPILGEFYVQNKEELGGYPLLDFFINARIKQTRVYLKAEHFNAAFSGYDYYAAPNYPYRDFVIRFGLVWNFFS